From the Thermodesulforhabdaceae bacterium genome, one window contains:
- a CDS encoding prepilin-type N-terminal cleavage/methylation domain-containing protein encodes MSQQRGFSLIELLVVMAIIAILAAVGTTQYMKYIANSRYARLESTLKQMMLVAEDFYSEFNRYPNGVCDATASSVDKVCWVDASGSIVTSSGSYSFKIPPLVRITFTPAGSASIQITLESSSKVLRNFAKNGGAKLVFDSRTSTSDIACYDDEIHGKGGATGCP; translated from the coding sequence AGGCTTTTCTCTTATAGAACTCCTGGTTGTTATGGCAATCATTGCTATCCTGGCTGCTGTTGGAACTACTCAGTATATGAAATATATTGCCAACTCCCGCTATGCCAGGCTTGAAAGCACTCTGAAGCAAATGATGCTTGTGGCTGAGGATTTTTATAGTGAATTTAACAGATATCCTAATGGTGTCTGCGATGCAACTGCATCAAGTGTTGATAAGGTATGTTGGGTTGATGCTTCCGGTTCTATAGTAACTTCTTCAGGTAGTTACAGTTTTAAGATTCCTCCGCTTGTAAGGATTACTTTTACACCAGCCGGATCGGCTTCAATCCAAATTACGTTGGAAAGTTCTTCTAAGGTTCTGCGAAATTTTGCAAAAAATGGTGGTGCTAAGCTGGTGTTTGATTCCAGAACATCAACCAGTGATATTGCCTGTTATGATGATGAAATCCACGGTAAGGGTGGAGCAACAGGTTGTCCATAA